The following are encoded together in the Methanosarcina flavescens genome:
- a CDS encoding Nre family DNA repair protein: MNDTLCIKCKGKGLCGRPRCPILEKFKSLQSISPVISGNSVFGASPPAIFVGSYGYPRVSAGPLIPPLAKESEASIFEEPSTWANMQIEDIISLRSRMIRANTNFHVKEALGKENPLLVKAQELALSRKPVDTEAWFFKAPKQELKFDAVLTPMGPSGLVKNFEIAENPKVPKKVDYLVYDTDALAKDAVLELYKGDIPAEHITRLLSIGLLGKARKIVPTRWSITAVDDMAGKEFADRIKDFPWISEIQLFSGTHFGNHFEVLILPRAYSFELIEIWLPKTVWSGESSWIAEDSEGYDGKKGYSPLAGGYYAARLPVLEYLKKIKRQASIFVLREITPDYWAPLGVWVVREGMRKALQNPPKKFDSLEAAVSDLAGRVSTPKAEWIQQAKLLSDFRFQTTLDFFFKG, encoded by the coding sequence GTGAATGATACACTGTGTATTAAATGTAAAGGAAAAGGACTTTGTGGGCGTCCCCGCTGCCCAATTCTTGAGAAGTTTAAATCCTTACAATCGATTTCTCCTGTAATCTCAGGAAACTCGGTTTTTGGAGCATCTCCCCCAGCTATTTTTGTTGGAAGCTATGGTTACCCCAGGGTATCGGCAGGCCCGCTCATTCCCCCCCTGGCAAAGGAGAGTGAAGCTTCTATTTTTGAAGAACCCTCAACCTGGGCAAACATGCAGATTGAAGACATTATTTCCCTTCGTTCCCGCATGATCAGGGCAAACACAAACTTCCACGTAAAAGAAGCTCTAGGCAAAGAAAATCCTCTCCTTGTAAAGGCTCAGGAACTTGCCCTCTCCAGAAAGCCCGTAGATACCGAAGCCTGGTTTTTCAAAGCCCCTAAACAGGAACTCAAATTCGATGCAGTGCTCACACCTATGGGACCCTCAGGGCTTGTAAAAAACTTTGAGATTGCCGAAAACCCAAAAGTCCCTAAAAAAGTTGATTACCTTGTCTACGACACTGATGCGCTGGCGAAAGACGCTGTGCTTGAACTCTATAAAGGAGATATCCCGGCTGAACATATCACGCGCTTGCTTTCCATTGGCCTGCTCGGAAAAGCACGAAAAATCGTGCCAACACGCTGGTCAATTACAGCTGTTGATGATATGGCTGGAAAGGAATTTGCAGACCGTATAAAGGATTTTCCCTGGATTTCAGAAATCCAGCTTTTTAGCGGGACTCATTTCGGAAATCATTTTGAGGTCCTTATCCTCCCACGGGCTTATTCCTTTGAGCTCATTGAAATCTGGCTCCCAAAAACAGTCTGGTCTGGAGAGTCAAGCTGGATTGCCGAAGACAGTGAAGGTTATGACGGTAAGAAAGGATATTCTCCCCTTGCTGGGGGCTATTATGCTGCAAGACTGCCTGTACTTGAATACCTTAAGAAAATTAAAAGGCAGGCTTCGATCTTCGTACTCAGGGAAATAACTCCGGACTACTGGGCTCCCCTGGGTGTATGGGTTGTCAGGGAAGGCATGAGAAAGGCTCTCCAGAACCCTCCAAAGAAGTTCGATTCTCTCGAAGCCGCAGTTTCAGATCTTGCAGGCAGAGTAAGCACACCAAAAGCCGAATGGATACAACAGGCAAAGCTGCTTTCAGACTTCCGTTTTCAAACGACTCTCGATTTCTTTTTTAAAGGATAA
- the purL gene encoding phosphoribosylformylglycinamidine synthase subunit PurL, producing the protein MRGKAMLPEEDLKIIKKELGREPTLVEQGCFLNLWSEHCSYRSSAPLLKTFTTTGKNVIIGPGDDAAVIRFEDGYVLAIGMESHNHPSYVDPYNGAATGIGGIVRDIISMGARPIALMDPLYFGPLDTPKNLFLFEQIIKGTASYGNCIGVPVVNGETFFDRKYSGNPLVNVVAVGLCKEEEIITGRSQKAGNKLVLVGSSTGRDGLGGASFASRDLSESAEAEDRPSVQVGDPYTEKLVIEMTLEAMKEGYIKSCKDLGAAGLGGASSELAAKGGLGARIITDAVPQREPNMNAYEILLAESQERMLFEVAPEDVEAVLALVAKYDLNGAVVGHLTEEPNYTVEFKGEIVADIPIALLTGGAPTCEKPSVIPISQVEESKAPETPKDLKAAFLKVLSSYNIASKEWIYRQYDHEVQLRTIAKPGEDSGVLRITDKKGIALSCGCQPRATLLDPYNGGKTAIVENAMNLAVKGADGLAIVNCLNFGNPDRPEIYWQFKNAVLGLGDGARELSIPVVGGNVSLYNESDEFRTAILPTPSIGMIGKVDLETPLPSGFFAASGDTIILVGETTADMGGSEYYACFGAQNAGKVPPVPINSPEIIKAIIEAVKSGKLNSAHDLSLGGIAAGLARMCRDLGAEVDLSEVAEVKADELLFSEAPARALLATNEPEAVLEILKDVPHIIIGKVGGNSLRIKGKDFEISFSFKEISDAYGSLTRFMMG; encoded by the coding sequence ATCAGAGGCAAGGCAATGTTACCTGAAGAAGATCTTAAGATTATTAAAAAAGAACTCGGGCGAGAGCCCACCCTGGTAGAACAGGGCTGCTTTTTAAACTTATGGAGCGAACACTGTTCTTACCGCTCAAGCGCTCCTCTCCTGAAAACTTTTACTACGACTGGCAAGAACGTAATTATCGGTCCAGGAGACGATGCTGCAGTTATTAGATTCGAGGATGGATACGTACTTGCCATAGGCATGGAAAGCCATAATCACCCCTCATATGTCGATCCCTATAATGGGGCTGCTACCGGTATTGGAGGTATTGTAAGGGACATAATCTCTATGGGAGCCCGCCCTATCGCTCTCATGGATCCTCTCTATTTTGGGCCTCTTGACACTCCGAAAAATCTATTCCTTTTCGAGCAGATAATTAAGGGAACTGCAAGCTATGGAAACTGCATAGGAGTGCCTGTGGTCAATGGTGAGACTTTCTTTGACAGAAAATACAGTGGAAACCCTCTTGTAAATGTGGTTGCAGTAGGGCTCTGCAAGGAAGAAGAAATTATAACTGGACGCTCCCAGAAAGCCGGAAACAAACTCGTGCTCGTAGGTTCAAGCACAGGAAGAGACGGGCTTGGAGGAGCTTCCTTTGCCTCCAGGGATCTTTCCGAATCAGCCGAAGCTGAGGATCGACCAAGTGTCCAGGTAGGAGATCCCTATACTGAGAAGCTTGTAATTGAAATGACGCTGGAAGCTATGAAGGAGGGATATATAAAATCCTGCAAGGACCTTGGAGCTGCCGGCTTAGGAGGGGCGAGCTCGGAACTGGCTGCAAAAGGTGGACTTGGAGCCCGGATCATTACAGACGCCGTGCCGCAACGCGAACCCAATATGAATGCTTATGAAATCCTGCTTGCGGAATCTCAGGAACGCATGCTCTTTGAGGTAGCTCCTGAAGACGTCGAAGCCGTACTTGCTCTGGTAGCAAAATACGACCTTAACGGAGCTGTAGTAGGACACCTGACAGAAGAACCAAACTATACAGTTGAGTTTAAAGGGGAAATTGTTGCCGATATACCAATAGCTTTACTGACAGGCGGCGCTCCGACCTGCGAGAAACCCTCAGTAATTCCTATTTCCCAGGTTGAGGAGAGTAAAGCACCAGAAACTCCGAAAGACCTGAAAGCAGCTTTCCTAAAAGTCCTATCTTCCTATAATATTGCCTCAAAAGAATGGATTTACAGGCAGTATGACCATGAGGTTCAGTTGAGAACAATTGCCAAACCCGGAGAAGATTCTGGTGTGCTCAGGATTACAGATAAAAAAGGAATTGCACTTTCCTGCGGCTGCCAGCCAAGAGCTACCCTTCTTGACCCCTACAACGGAGGAAAGACCGCAATTGTGGAAAACGCCATGAACCTTGCAGTAAAAGGTGCAGATGGGCTTGCAATTGTAAACTGCCTGAACTTCGGAAACCCCGACCGTCCGGAAATCTACTGGCAATTTAAAAACGCCGTGCTCGGTCTTGGGGATGGAGCCAGGGAACTCTCGATCCCTGTCGTTGGGGGAAATGTCTCTCTATATAATGAAAGCGATGAGTTCAGGACTGCAATTCTCCCAACTCCCTCGATTGGAATGATAGGTAAAGTTGACCTTGAAACTCCACTTCCTTCAGGCTTCTTTGCGGCATCCGGAGACACCATTATCCTGGTAGGAGAAACAACTGCCGACATGGGAGGTTCCGAATATTATGCTTGTTTTGGAGCCCAGAATGCCGGAAAAGTTCCCCCTGTCCCGATAAACTCCCCGGAGATAATAAAAGCCATAATTGAAGCTGTAAAGAGTGGAAAACTAAACTCGGCACATGACCTTTCCCTTGGAGGAATTGCTGCAGGGCTTGCAAGGATGTGCAGAGACCTCGGCGCAGAAGTAGACCTGAGTGAGGTTGCAGAAGTTAAAGCTGATGAACTGCTATTCTCAGAAGCTCCTGCACGGGCTTTGCTTGCTACAAACGAGCCGGAAGCTGTACTGGAGATCCTCAAAGATGTGCCCCACATCATAATCGGTAAGGTAGGAGGCAATTCACTTAGGATTAAAGGAAAAGATTTTGAGATTTCCTTTTCCTTCAAAGAGATCTCCGATGCTTACGGCAGCCTTACAAGATTTATGATGGGCTGA
- the yciH gene encoding stress response translation initiation inhibitor YciH, which translates to MSSGMCPVCGLPKELCICEEVAKEQQRITVKVNRRRYGKEVTVVEGFDASEIDLHELSTYLKSKFACGGTVKGNTVELQGNHLARMKEVLMEKGFSAEQIKN; encoded by the coding sequence ATGAGTAGCGGAATGTGCCCGGTATGCGGGCTTCCAAAAGAACTTTGCATTTGCGAAGAGGTTGCAAAAGAGCAACAGAGAATTACTGTAAAAGTCAACAGAAGAAGATACGGAAAAGAAGTTACCGTTGTAGAAGGTTTCGACGCAAGTGAAATTGACCTTCACGAACTGTCCACTTATCTTAAATCAAAGTTTGCATGCGGCGGTACGGTAAAAGGAAATACTGTGGAACTTCAGGGTAATCACCTGGCCCGCATGAAAGAAGTCCTCATGGAAAAGGGTTTCTCTGCTGAACAGATTAAAAACTAA
- a CDS encoding transcriptional regulator, protein MKTTCEVMVQKVLPAIRAELSRTMIFEYGCTQQDVADILELSRAAVSQYVSEKRGAEVGFSEETQSEIRKFASVLLSRGLSSQEKAKGMCEICSFVQKSGWLYRNAPEAKPCIICEDMDPK, encoded by the coding sequence ATGAAAACAACATGTGAAGTTATGGTACAGAAAGTCTTGCCTGCAATTCGGGCAGAGCTCTCCAGAACAATGATTTTTGAGTACGGGTGCACGCAGCAGGACGTAGCGGATATCCTGGAACTCTCAAGGGCTGCGGTATCCCAGTACGTTAGTGAGAAACGCGGTGCTGAAGTTGGTTTTTCCGAGGAGACCCAGAGTGAAATCCGGAAGTTTGCATCAGTGCTTCTAAGTCGAGGTCTATCCTCTCAGGAGAAAGCAAAAGGCATGTGCGAAATTTGCAGTTTTGTTCAGAAATCCGGCTGGCTATACAGGAACGCTCCCGAAGCTAAACCCTGTATCATATGCGAGGACATGGATCCAAAGTGA
- a CDS encoding winged helix-turn-helix domain-containing protein: MNDLNELIGFVNGNSIRQKVLSLLSSKGEMEGKRISKTMRVAHPTVAKTLEELEQKELITKKGETYSLTESGVKVEKIIQQI, from the coding sequence ATGAATGATTTGAACGAGTTAATAGGTTTTGTGAACGGAAACAGTATAAGGCAAAAAGTACTCTCTTTACTCTCCTCAAAAGGAGAAATGGAAGGGAAAAGAATATCAAAAACTATGCGAGTTGCACATCCCACCGTCGCAAAAACACTAGAAGAACTTGAGCAGAAAGAATTAATCACAAAAAAAGGTGAAACATACTCCCTGACCGAATCAGGAGTAAAAGTAGAAAAAATAATCCAGCAAATTTAA